The Armatimonadota bacterium genome window below encodes:
- a CDS encoding ABC transporter ATP-binding protein, protein MKLLELRDFRVRYGAVEVVHGIHLEVNAGEVVTLIGPNGAGKTSTLLGLVGMVPATGEVWFEGKLLPHRMPEQLHRDGIVLVPEGRELFPTLAVEDHLHLGAFSRIQRGVSRTEVEEDLERVYTLFPRLRERRRQMAGTLSGGEQQMLAIGRALMGRPRLLLLDEPSLGLAPLVVREIFRILGELKARGTTMLLVEQNARMALQLADRAYVMEAGEVVTQGPPQALLQDPRVAEAYLGLRRASLPTASG, encoded by the coding sequence ATGAAGCTCCTGGAGCTCCGGGATTTCCGGGTGCGGTACGGGGCCGTGGAGGTGGTCCACGGGATCCACCTGGAGGTGAACGCGGGCGAGGTCGTCACCCTGATCGGGCCCAACGGCGCGGGGAAAACCAGCACGCTGCTGGGCCTCGTGGGGATGGTCCCCGCCACGGGGGAAGTGTGGTTCGAGGGGAAGCTCCTCCCGCACCGCATGCCGGAACAGCTCCACCGGGACGGCATCGTTCTGGTTCCCGAGGGCCGGGAACTCTTCCCCACCCTCGCGGTGGAGGACCACCTGCACCTCGGCGCCTTCTCCCGTATCCAGCGGGGCGTGTCCCGGACAGAGGTGGAGGAGGACCTGGAGCGGGTGTACACGCTCTTTCCCCGGCTGCGGGAACGGCGACGTCAGATGGCGGGGACCCTCTCCGGGGGCGAGCAGCAGATGCTGGCCATCGGCCGGGCCCTGATGGGTCGGCCCCGCCTCCTGCTGCTGGACGAGCCGAGCCTGGGGCTCGCCCCCCTCGTGGTCCGGGAGATCTTCCGGATCCTCGGGGAACTGAAGGCCCGGGGGACCACCATGCTCCTCGTAGAGCAGAACGCCCGGATGGCCCTGCAGCTCGCGGATCGGGCCTACGTGATGGAGGCCGGCGAGGTGGTCACCCAGGGCCCTCCGCAGGCCCTCCTCCAGGATCCCCGGGTGGCGGAGGCCTACCTAGGCCTCCGCCGGGCCAGCCTTCCCACCGCCTCCGGCTAG
- a CDS encoding amidohydrolase family protein translates to MLKIDAFCHIYPKGFYDRMVEHASASGYLQRLVRGVSTLWDLEKRFRIMDTLGAYVQVPCLAAPPIEAVATGPQGVELARAANDGMAELVDRYPDRFVGFVASLPLDDVEAAVREAERAVEELGATGVQIFTNVLGKPLDQPEFLPLFERMAAYDLPIWVHPTRGQDQADYPTENRSKYDIWWALGWPYETGVFMTRMVFSGIFDRLPNLKIITHHLGGIIPYVEGRLGWGGLDRIGHRTDSAEDVEARRRLKRSPHEYFRMFYADTALFGNVPGVECGVAFFGAEHVLFGSDMPFGPEEGAMYVREAIRAVENMTASLEDKRKIFEENARKLLRLRLPR, encoded by the coding sequence ATGCTCAAGATCGACGCCTTCTGCCACATCTACCCGAAGGGGTTCTACGACCGGATGGTCGAACACGCTTCCGCATCGGGATATCTCCAACGGCTGGTCCGAGGCGTGAGCACCCTGTGGGATCTCGAGAAACGGTTCCGGATCATGGACACCCTCGGCGCCTACGTACAGGTGCCATGCCTGGCGGCCCCGCCCATCGAGGCGGTGGCCACGGGGCCCCAGGGGGTGGAGCTCGCCAGGGCCGCGAACGACGGCATGGCTGAGCTCGTGGACCGCTATCCAGACCGGTTCGTGGGCTTCGTGGCTTCCCTGCCCCTGGACGACGTGGAGGCCGCGGTGCGGGAGGCGGAGCGGGCGGTAGAGGAGCTGGGCGCCACCGGGGTCCAGATCTTCACCAACGTGCTCGGAAAGCCCCTGGACCAACCGGAGTTCCTGCCCCTCTTTGAGCGCATGGCCGCCTACGACCTCCCCATCTGGGTCCACCCCACCCGGGGGCAGGACCAGGCGGATTACCCCACGGAGAACCGTTCCAAGTACGACATCTGGTGGGCCCTGGGCTGGCCCTATGAGACCGGGGTGTTCATGACCCGGATGGTCTTCTCCGGGATCTTCGACCGCCTCCCGAACCTCAAGATCATCACCCACCACCTGGGCGGGATCATTCCGTACGTGGAAGGACGGCTTGGCTGGGGAGGGTTGGACCGGATCGGCCACCGCACGGACTCCGCAGAGGACGTGGAGGCCCGCCGGAGGCTCAAGCGGTCGCCCCACGAGTACTTCCGGATGTTCTACGCGGACACGGCCCTCTTCGGCAACGTGCCCGGCGTGGAGTGCGGGGTGGCGTTCTTCGGAGCAGAGCACGTGCTGTTCGGCTCCGACATGCCCTTCGGCCCCGAGGAGGGAGCCATGTACGTGCGGGAGGCCATCCGGGCCGTGGAGAACATGACGGCATCTTTGGAGGACAAGCGGAAGATCTTCGAGGAGAACGCCCGGAAGCTCCTCCGCCTGCGCCTCCCCCGCTAG
- a CDS encoding ABC transporter substrate-binding protein encodes MTGKGLFLGLVCLLAIFAASSALGQALVSIRAGTPGAVSDAGIFIGLEKGYFAEEGLQVQLNHRMRSTEIIPALATGLLDVGGIEIIPGFINAIQQGAGMRIVATKGSFAKGHGFNVLVVRRELFDAGTVRSVRDLRGRRVAVTNLAGVQTFLLERMLARGGVSLREVQLVPMAIPDMPVAVHNGAVDAAMMVEPSATISTRRLRSGIALLTADAVVTDFPAAVLVYSEQMRARTPVATRWMRAYLRGLQLYNDALRNPAARAEVVEVLKKYTPLREDALFQEMIWPGLRRDGVFDARHLLALQAHMVAQGALASPLPVDRLVDFRFVREAARDLKVQ; translated from the coding sequence ATGACCGGAAAGGGGCTTTTTCTGGGGTTGGTCTGTTTGCTCGCGATCTTCGCCGCCTCCTCCGCCCTTGGACAGGCCTTGGTCTCCATCCGGGCAGGCACCCCGGGCGCGGTGTCCGATGCGGGGATCTTCATCGGCCTGGAGAAGGGGTACTTCGCGGAGGAGGGACTCCAGGTCCAGCTCAACCACCGCATGCGGTCCACGGAGATCATCCCGGCGCTCGCCACGGGCCTGCTGGACGTGGGCGGCATCGAGATCATCCCGGGATTCATCAACGCCATCCAGCAGGGGGCGGGGATGCGGATTGTGGCCACCAAGGGCTCCTTCGCCAAGGGCCACGGGTTCAACGTGCTGGTGGTCCGGCGGGAGCTGTTCGACGCGGGCACCGTGCGCAGCGTACGAGACCTGCGGGGCCGGAGGGTGGCGGTCACCAACCTCGCGGGGGTGCAGACGTTCCTCCTGGAGCGGATGTTGGCCCGGGGCGGGGTGAGCCTGCGGGAGGTGCAGCTCGTGCCCATGGCCATCCCGGACATGCCCGTGGCGGTGCACAACGGGGCCGTGGACGCGGCCATGATGGTGGAACCCTCCGCCACCATCTCCACCCGGCGGCTTCGGTCCGGCATCGCCCTCTTGACCGCGGACGCGGTGGTGACGGACTTCCCCGCCGCGGTGCTGGTGTACTCGGAGCAGATGCGGGCCCGGACGCCGGTGGCGACCCGATGGATGCGGGCGTACCTGCGGGGGCTGCAACTCTACAACGACGCTTTGCGAAATCCCGCCGCGCGTGCGGAGGTGGTGGAGGTCCTGAAGAAGTACACCCCGCTCCGGGAGGACGCCCTCTTCCAGGAGATGATCTGGCCGGGGCTGCGGCGGGACGGGGTGTTCGACGCGCGGCACCTGCTGGCCCTCCAGGCGCACATGGTGGCGCAGGGCGCCCTGGCATCCCCCCTTCCCGTGGACCGCTTGGTGGATTTCCGCTTCGTGCGGGAGGCTGCCCGGGACCTGAAGGTGCAGTAG